Proteins encoded together in one Campylobacter concisus window:
- a CDS encoding DUF2018 family protein: MIDIFEGSVRDKFYDILFNANAVLVKNEIDKIFEKFVAMSELCEKHGVNEDEIRNFIASEQDKVYNGVNDLYIELSGEILSQNE, encoded by the coding sequence ATGATAGATATATTTGAGGGCAGTGTGAGGGATAAATTTTATGACATTTTGTTTAACGCAAATGCCGTTTTAGTTAAAAACGAGATAGATAAAATTTTTGAGAAATTTGTGGCTATGAGCGAGCTTTGCGAAAAGCATGGCGTTAATGAGGATGAGATCAGAAATTTTATAGCCTCAGAGCAAGATAAAGTTTATAACGGAGTAAATGACCTATATATCGAGCTTAGCGGAGAAATTTTAAGCCAAAATGAGTAG
- a CDS encoding menaquinone biosynthesis decarboxylase yields MDYIKLLKDNGLLRVIEEPVDIDLEIAHASYIEVKREGSQALLFTNPVCKKTGRKFAPVLTNIYGSKRALELIFGVQPDEIAAEIEKLLKPKKPENFKEKLDFLAYLFSMRKIFTKRLKGEGECQQVKFMGEQADLLSLPALKTWPHDGGAFITMGQVYTQSLDGALQNLGMYRLQIYDKNRLGMHWQIHKDGANFFHEYKRAGRKMPVSVAIGGDPLYIWCGQAPLPKGVFELLLYGFIRKEPAKLVKSLTNEIYVPHDADYVIEGFVDTAKSEFEGPFGDHTGFYTPVEPFPVMEVTAITSKQDPVFHATVVGKPPLEDKYMGWATERIFLPLLRTTVPELLDYNMPENGVFHNLILAKINALYPAHAKQAMHAFWGVGQMSFVKHAIFVGSDAPELEEYDKFTDFVLDKFGSESVLISQGVCDQLDHASPNSCFGGKLGIDATQDFCKFSPAVLSDDELLAKFQSVAPNVKELRQFKKKSKTPICVIKFEKDRPVKELFYKLLEFREFFKLLVVVDMQNYLENPYMLLWRVTNNIDALRDIYIDGENFCVDATSKSELEGYTRGWPMQTDCDREVVAELVKRGVVKDESELFHKFEIFG; encoded by the coding sequence ATGGACTACATCAAGCTTTTAAAAGATAATGGCCTACTTAGGGTGATCGAGGAGCCAGTGGATATCGACCTGGAGATCGCGCACGCTAGCTACATCGAGGTCAAGCGCGAGGGCTCACAGGCACTTCTTTTTACAAACCCAGTCTGCAAAAAAACTGGGCGTAAATTTGCCCCAGTGCTTACAAATATCTACGGCTCAAAAAGGGCGCTTGAGCTGATATTTGGTGTGCAACCTGATGAGATCGCGGCTGAGATAGAGAAGCTTTTAAAGCCCAAAAAACCTGAGAATTTTAAAGAAAAGCTTGACTTTTTAGCCTATCTTTTTAGCATGAGAAAGATTTTTACCAAAAGGCTAAAGGGCGAGGGCGAGTGCCAGCAGGTCAAATTTATGGGCGAGCAGGCCGATCTTTTGAGCCTGCCTGCGCTAAAGACATGGCCGCATGACGGAGGTGCTTTTATCACGATGGGGCAGGTCTATACGCAAAGTCTTGATGGCGCGCTGCAAAATTTAGGCATGTACAGACTGCAAATTTATGATAAAAATCGCCTTGGCATGCACTGGCAGATCCACAAAGACGGCGCAAATTTCTTTCATGAGTATAAGCGCGCAGGCCGTAAGATGCCAGTCTCTGTGGCGATCGGCGGCGATCCGCTTTATATCTGGTGCGGTCAGGCGCCACTGCCAAAGGGCGTCTTTGAGCTGCTACTTTACGGCTTTATCCGCAAAGAGCCAGCCAAGCTTGTAAAGTCGCTCACTAATGAAATTTACGTCCCGCACGACGCCGACTACGTGATAGAGGGCTTTGTGGATACTGCTAAGAGCGAGTTTGAGGGGCCATTTGGCGATCACACTGGCTTTTACACGCCGGTTGAGCCGTTTCCAGTGATGGAGGTCACGGCGATAACGAGCAAGCAAGACCCTGTCTTTCACGCGACCGTGGTTGGCAAGCCGCCACTTGAGGATAAGTACATGGGCTGGGCGACTGAGCGCATTTTCTTGCCGCTTTTGCGAACGACCGTGCCAGAGCTACTAGACTACAATATGCCTGAAAATGGCGTCTTTCACAACCTTATCCTAGCTAAGATCAACGCCCTTTATCCAGCGCACGCAAAGCAGGCGATGCACGCGTTTTGGGGTGTTGGGCAGATGAGCTTTGTAAAGCACGCGATCTTTGTGGGTAGCGATGCACCAGAGCTAGAAGAATACGACAAATTTACGGACTTTGTGCTTGATAAATTTGGCAGTGAGAGTGTGCTGATAAGCCAAGGCGTGTGCGACCAGCTCGATCATGCTAGTCCAAACTCGTGCTTTGGCGGTAAGCTAGGCATCGACGCGACGCAAGACTTTTGTAAATTTAGCCCTGCAGTATTAAGCGATGATGAACTTTTGGCTAAATTTCAAAGCGTTGCGCCAAATGTTAAGGAGCTTAGGCAGTTTAAAAAAAAGAGTAAAACGCCTATTTGCGTGATTAAATTTGAAAAAGATCGCCCTGTAAAAGAGTTATTTTATAAGCTTTTAGAATTTAGGGAGTTTTTCAAGCTTTTGGTCGTAGTGGATATGCAAAACTACCTAGAAAACCCATATATGCTGCTTTGGCGCGTGACAAATAACATAGATGCTTTGCGTGATATCTACATAGATGGTGAAAATTTCTGCGTGGATGCGACGAGCAAGAGTGAGCTTGAGGGCTACACGCGTGGTTGGCCTATGCAAACTGATTGCGATCGCGAAGTGGTGGCTGAGCTTGTGAAGCGTGGCGTAGTAAAAGATGAGTCAGAGCTATTTCATAAATTTGAAATATTTGGGTAG
- a CDS encoding polyprenyl synthetase family protein, producing the protein MDKIDEIMSKFISELGYKEAFEMFLKISSGKKLRSKLLLKIAGESEISLKLCAIIELIHLASLLHDDVIDEANIRRGKPSINALFGSKNSVMLGDILYSKAYFELTKFDPSIAAVISDAVSKLSIGEMMDVKMAENFNENEQEYLKMIYYKTAVLIEATAICGAKLAGKDSEKFGIYGKNLGLAFQIVDDILDITQDEKTLGKPALNDFVEGKTTLPYIYLYKSLDEANKAKLRSLWTKRLDESEISWLKENFAKTSSVSKAINEAKRLGNEAIEAIKEYKNAELEGIIKSMIDREF; encoded by the coding sequence ATGGATAAAATCGATGAAATAATGAGCAAATTTATAAGCGAGCTTGGCTACAAAGAGGCGTTTGAGATGTTTTTAAAGATAAGCTCTGGCAAGAAGCTACGCTCAAAACTTCTTTTAAAAATCGCAGGAGAGAGTGAAATTTCTCTTAAGCTTTGCGCTATCATCGAGCTCATCCACCTTGCAAGCTTATTGCACGACGACGTCATAGACGAGGCAAATATAAGGCGCGGCAAACCAAGCATAAACGCACTTTTTGGCAGTAAAAACTCAGTCATGCTAGGCGATATTCTCTACTCAAAGGCCTATTTTGAGCTTACAAAATTTGATCCAAGCATCGCAGCTGTCATCTCAGACGCGGTCAGCAAACTAAGCATCGGCGAGATGATGGACGTGAAAATGGCTGAAAATTTTAATGAAAACGAGCAAGAATACCTAAAGATGATTTATTATAAAACAGCTGTTTTGATAGAAGCCACGGCTATTTGCGGGGCAAAGCTAGCTGGCAAAGATAGTGAGAAATTTGGAATTTATGGCAAAAATTTAGGTCTTGCATTTCAGATCGTTGATGATATCTTAGACATCACTCAAGATGAAAAAACACTTGGCAAACCAGCACTAAATGACTTTGTCGAGGGTAAAACAACACTTCCATACATATATCTTTATAAGAGCCTAGACGAGGCTAATAAAGCAAAGCTTAGATCGCTTTGGACAAAGAGGCTTGACGAGAGCGAAATTTCGTGGTTAAAAGAAAATTTTGCCAAAACTAGCTCAGTTAGCAAGGCTATAAACGAGGCAAAAAGGCTTGGCAATGAAGCGATAGAAGCGATAAAAGAGTATAAAAACGCTGAGCTTGAAGGGATCATAAAAAGCATGATAGATAGGGAATTTTGA
- a CDS encoding O-acetylhomoserine aminocarboxypropyltransferase/cysteine synthase family protein, which produces MRQETAAIHVGYDTNEGFGTMAVPIFQSTAYDFGSAETAAARFDLKDSGYIYTRLSNPTTDIFEKRVAALEGGAAAIATASGQSALFYSIINLAQAGDNIIIAKKIYGGTTVLFTHTLKRFGIEARVFDSDTADDLESLIDEKTRAIFFETLSNPQISIPNIEKIVEIANKYGIISITDNTVPTPIIFQPLRHGVDVCVHSASKYMSGQGLSLAGVVVSANHLNEKLKGNKRYEHFNVPDASYHDIVYADMTDRFDIYTLRMRLAIVRDIGAVISPFNSWQLIQGLETLAVRVERHSQNALKVAKFLNSHKHIKSVAYPGLADNVDHAKAQKYFKDGMANGLFCFETDSFERAKKMLERVKLFKIVVNIGDTKSLITHPASTTHQQLSSEELIKAGITKELIRVSIGLENAEDLIADLAQALE; this is translated from the coding sequence ATGAGGCAAGAAACCGCTGCGATCCACGTAGGCTACGACACAAACGAGGGCTTTGGCACGATGGCTGTGCCTATTTTTCAAAGCACAGCTTATGACTTTGGAAGTGCCGAGACAGCAGCTGCTAGGTTTGATCTAAAAGATAGTGGTTACATCTACACAAGACTTAGCAATCCAACAACAGATATCTTTGAAAAAAGGGTCGCTGCACTTGAGGGTGGAGCCGCTGCAATAGCGACTGCAAGCGGTCAGTCAGCTTTGTTTTACAGCATCATAAATTTAGCCCAAGCAGGCGATAATATCATCATCGCTAAGAAAATTTATGGCGGCACGACAGTGCTTTTTACGCACACGCTAAAAAGATTTGGCATAGAAGCTAGAGTCTTTGACAGCGACACAGCTGATGATCTGGAGAGTTTGATAGACGAAAAAACTAGGGCTATATTTTTTGAAACGCTTTCAAATCCGCAAATTTCTATCCCAAATATCGAAAAAATCGTAGAAATCGCAAACAAATATGGCATCATCAGCATCACTGATAATACCGTGCCAACGCCTATCATCTTTCAGCCACTTCGCCACGGCGTCGATGTTTGCGTGCATAGCGCTAGCAAATATATGAGCGGTCAGGGCCTTAGCCTAGCAGGCGTGGTCGTCAGCGCAAATCACCTAAACGAAAAACTAAAAGGCAACAAGAGATATGAGCACTTTAACGTGCCAGACGCGAGCTATCACGACATTGTCTATGCTGATATGACGGATCGTTTTGATATCTACACGCTAAGAATGAGGCTTGCCATCGTGCGCGACATCGGCGCTGTGATCTCTCCATTTAACTCTTGGCAGCTCATACAAGGACTTGAAACGCTCGCTGTTAGGGTTGAAAGACACTCGCAAAACGCGCTAAAAGTGGCTAAATTTCTAAACTCTCACAAACATATAAAAAGCGTGGCTTATCCTGGGCTTGCCGACAACGTAGATCACGCAAAGGCTCAAAAATACTTTAAAGACGGCATGGCAAATGGACTATTTTGCTTTGAGACTGATAGCTTTGAGCGCGCAAAAAAGATGCTAGAGCGCGTAAAACTCTTTAAGATCGTTGTAAATATCGGCGATACAAAGTCGCTCATCACGCACCCAGCCTCGACAACTCACCAGCAGCTAAGCAGCGAAGAGCTCATCAAAGCCGGCATAACAAAAGAGCTGATAAGAGTTAGCATAGGTCTTGAAAATGCCGAGGATCTGATAGCTGATCTGGCTCAAGCCTTAGAATAA
- a CDS encoding transformation system protein: MLDIIILAVLVYFATFLFLFFILAFFAFWYISVPLLVIYIVIKFLRHAKECERTCGKLE, encoded by the coding sequence ATGCTTGATATTATCATCCTTGCAGTCTTGGTATATTTTGCAACATTCTTATTTTTGTTTTTTATACTCGCTTTTTTTGCATTTTGGTATATAAGCGTGCCGCTACTTGTCATCTATATCGTTATAAAATTTCTAAGGCATGCAAAAGAGTGCGAGAGGACATGTGGCAAGCTTGAGTAA
- a CDS encoding HAD family hydrolase — translation MKVVIFDMDGTVIDSGEAIYKTVNEVRDELNLPPLEKEFIIKAINEPGRNLALEFYGIDTPSRSLKEGFEEKFKKFYDECATTYEGVKELLQKCKEAHYKVVLASNAPHDTLEKILKKNEIYELFDEVIGASKEIPQKPDPAMLYLAVSKTGASKAIFIGDSLKDELAAKNANMPYVQVCWGFGEESKTATYNAKNVGEAWEIILNF, via the coding sequence TTGAAAGTAGTTATTTTTGATATGGATGGCACGGTGATCGATAGTGGCGAGGCGATATATAAAACGGTAAATGAAGTAAGAGATGAGCTAAATTTGCCACCACTTGAAAAGGAATTTATTATAAAAGCGATCAACGAGCCAGGTAGAAATTTGGCCCTTGAGTTTTACGGCATCGACACGCCAAGCAGGAGCTTAAAAGAGGGCTTTGAAGAGAAATTTAAGAAATTTTACGATGAGTGTGCGACTACCTATGAGGGCGTAAAAGAGCTTTTGCAAAAGTGCAAAGAGGCTCACTATAAGGTCGTTTTGGCAAGCAATGCACCGCACGATACGCTAGAGAAAATTTTAAAGAAAAATGAAATTTATGAGCTATTTGACGAGGTCATCGGCGCTAGCAAGGAGATACCGCAAAAGCCAGATCCTGCGATGCTTTACTTAGCTGTTAGTAAAACTGGGGCTAGCAAGGCGATATTTATAGGAGATAGCCTAAAAGACGAGCTAGCCGCCAAAAACGCAAATATGCCTTACGTGCAAGTTTGTTGGGGATTTGGCGAGGAGAGCAAAACAGCCACGTATAATGCCAAAAATGTTGGCGAGGCTTGGGAGATAATATTAAATTTTTAA
- a CDS encoding FxsA family protein gives MRFFAFLFFLIEAVFIYLFVDKFGFLNYFLEVLVSGFVGIALLFNAGFSSLNSPQVAFKSFLGGNLFSQLGLSFGGALLFLPGILTDIFGIAVVVFSLVFKKNASKNESYQEFKFQNFSEQGSKKDDGEIIDVEVIEEPKRVN, from the coding sequence ATGAGATTTTTTGCATTTTTGTTTTTTTTGATCGAAGCGGTATTTATCTATCTTTTTGTAGATAAATTTGGCTTTTTAAACTACTTTCTTGAGGTGCTGGTCTCTGGATTTGTTGGCATCGCACTTCTTTTTAATGCTGGATTTTCTAGTTTAAATTCGCCTCAAGTAGCGTTTAAGAGCTTTCTTGGTGGAAATTTATTTAGTCAGCTAGGACTTAGCTTTGGCGGAGCGCTACTCTTTTTACCAGGGATTTTGACAGATATTTTTGGTATCGCCGTGGTCGTTTTTTCTTTAGTCTTTAAGAAAAATGCATCGAAAAATGAGAGCTATCAGGAGTTTAAATTTCAAAACTTTAGCGAGCAGGGAAGTAAAAAAGATGATGGCGAGATCATCGACGTTGAGGTCATCGAAGAGCCAAAAAGAGTAAATTAG
- a CDS encoding proline--tRNA ligase — protein MKFSKFYAPTTKEAPKDASLPSHQFLIRGGFVEQIGSGLYNYLPLGKIMHDKISRVVKEEMNEAGALEVSFSVVTSGELWKQSGRYNVFGKELLRFKDRKDNDFVISPTNEEAAVALVRGKVTSYKQLPLNLYQINTKFRDEARPRFGLLRGREFTMKDGYSFHSSKEDLKREFDLMEATYSKIFTRLGLNFRAVEADSGAIGGSGSKEFMVLASNGEDDILCCESCRYAANVEAARRKPRVSEAEAPEADAAKFLTPNAKTIKDVAEFFKVSEFYCIKAVMKKAIYEDKEEVVVFFVRGDDELQETKAQNACKALELVDASEADVAKAGLVAGFCGPVGLKDVKFFIDNELRGANNMICGANEKDYHFVGVSVSGFNEERFKDLVKVKEGDKCPVCGGNLKLSKGIEVGHIFQLGDKYSAAMNATYLDENGKAKPFLMGCYGIGISRLIAVMIEASHDEKGCIWKKECAPFDVEIIISNLKDEAGVKFAFELYESLKKAGVSVIIDDRNERFGVKMNDFELIGFPYALLVGKEFANGKVEFITRDGLSKEAIEANDAFRKIKESL, from the coding sequence ATGAAATTTAGTAAATTTTACGCCCCAACGACCAAAGAAGCGCCAAAAGATGCATCTTTACCAAGCCATCAGTTTTTGATAAGGGGTGGCTTTGTCGAACAGATCGGCTCTGGGCTTTATAACTATCTGCCGCTTGGAAAGATCATGCACGATAAAATTTCACGCGTGGTAAAAGAGGAGATGAACGAGGCTGGCGCGCTAGAGGTGAGCTTTAGCGTGGTCACTTCAGGCGAGCTTTGGAAGCAAAGTGGTCGTTACAACGTCTTTGGCAAGGAGCTTTTGCGCTTTAAAGATAGAAAGGATAATGACTTTGTCATAAGCCCGACAAACGAAGAGGCAGCCGTTGCTTTGGTGCGTGGCAAGGTGACTAGCTACAAGCAGCTACCACTAAATTTATACCAGATAAACACCAAATTTCGTGACGAGGCAAGACCACGCTTTGGCTTGCTAAGAGGGCGCGAATTTACGATGAAAGATGGTTATAGCTTTCACTCGAGCAAAGAGGATCTAAAGCGTGAGTTTGACCTTATGGAGGCAACTTATAGTAAGATTTTTACCCGCTTGGGGCTAAATTTTAGAGCTGTTGAGGCTGATAGCGGAGCCATTGGCGGTAGCGGAAGTAAAGAATTTATGGTGCTTGCAAGTAACGGAGAGGACGACATACTTTGCTGTGAGTCTTGCAGATACGCTGCAAACGTTGAGGCTGCAAGACGCAAACCAAGAGTTAGCGAGGCTGAGGCGCCAGAGGCGGACGCGGCTAAATTTCTAACGCCAAATGCAAAAACTATAAAAGATGTGGCGGAGTTTTTCAAAGTTAGCGAGTTTTACTGCATAAAAGCTGTTATGAAAAAGGCGATTTATGAGGATAAAGAGGAGGTCGTGGTCTTTTTCGTAAGGGGCGATGACGAGCTTCAAGAGACAAAGGCGCAAAATGCTTGCAAGGCGCTAGAGCTTGTCGATGCTAGCGAGGCTGACGTGGCTAAAGCTGGGCTTGTGGCTGGATTTTGCGGGCCAGTTGGGCTAAAGGATGTTAAATTTTTCATAGATAACGAGCTAAGGGGCGCAAATAACATGATATGCGGCGCTAACGAAAAAGACTATCACTTTGTCGGCGTTAGTGTTAGCGGATTTAACGAAGAGAGATTTAAGGACCTTGTAAAGGTAAAAGAGGGCGATAAATGCCCAGTTTGTGGCGGAAATTTAAAGCTTAGCAAGGGCATAGAAGTCGGTCATATCTTTCAGCTAGGCGATAAATATTCAGCTGCGATGAACGCGACATATCTTGATGAAAACGGCAAGGCAAAGCCATTTTTGATGGGCTGCTACGGCATTGGTATCAGCAGGCTTATCGCTGTGATGATAGAAGCTAGCCACGATGAGAAGGGCTGCATCTGGAAAAAAGAGTGCGCGCCGTTTGATGTGGAGATCATCATCTCAAATTTAAAAGATGAAGCGGGCGTGAAATTTGCATTTGAGCTTTATGAGAGCCTTAAAAAAGCTGGCGTTAGCGTCATCATCGATGATAGAAACGAGAGATTTGGCGTTAAGATGAATGACTTTGAGCTTATCGGCTTTCCTTACGCGCTGCTCGTGGGTAAAGAATTTGCAAATGGCAAGGTCGAGTTTATCACAAGAGATGGGCTAAGCAAAGAGGCGATAGAGGCAAACGATGCCTTTAGAAAGATAAAAGAAAGCTTATGA
- a CDS encoding thiamine-phosphate kinase, whose protein sequence is MDKENFTIERFSNAYIGDDAAVAGKMVFSKDIFAQNSHFKLGWLSLAEIGYKAMIVNFSDTVVMNAKPKFALLGLSLPKSFTPRQISELSRGINRACEEFGVKIIGGDTISSSILNISVSVIGELKGRAVLRKNAKFGDLVAFTGKLGGSQKGLNSLLRLAQISKNSRFKRPILRDKFFYKAAHLINSAMDISDGLKTDLGKLLKASKKGAKFTKKLSKFELSSGEEYEVLFTFSPKNLSAIKRIAAKTRTKITIFAKISHKRLRQNARSHHF, encoded by the coding sequence ATGGATAAAGAAAATTTCACGATTGAACGCTTTAGTAACGCATATATCGGCGATGATGCGGCGGTTGCCGGCAAAATGGTCTTTAGCAAGGATATTTTTGCACAAAATTCGCACTTTAAGCTTGGCTGGCTAAGCCTTGCAGAGATCGGCTACAAGGCGATGATCGTAAATTTCTCAGACACGGTCGTGATGAACGCTAAGCCTAAATTTGCTCTTCTTGGGCTTAGTCTGCCAAAGAGCTTCACGCCGCGCCAGATCAGCGAGCTAAGTAGGGGCATAAATAGGGCGTGCGAGGAGTTTGGCGTAAAGATAATCGGTGGTGACACGATAAGTAGCTCCATTTTAAACATAAGCGTTAGCGTGATCGGCGAGCTAAAGGGCAGGGCTGTGCTTAGAAAAAATGCTAAATTTGGCGATCTAGTCGCATTTACAGGCAAGCTTGGAGGCAGCCAAAAGGGGCTAAACTCGCTTCTAAGACTGGCTCAAATTTCTAAAAACTCACGATTTAAAAGACCTATCTTAAGAGATAAATTTTTTTACAAAGCAGCTCATCTTATAAACTCTGCCATGGATATCTCAGACGGGCTAAAAACCGACCTTGGCAAGCTTTTAAAGGCTAGTAAAAAGGGAGCTAAATTTACAAAAAAGCTAAGCAAATTTGAGCTTAGTAGCGGCGAGGAGTATGAGGTTTTATTTACCTTTAGCCCTAAAAATTTAAGCGCTATTAAAAGGATCGCTGCAAAAACTAGGACAAAGATCACGATTTTTGCCAAAATTTCACACAAAAGGTTAAGACAAAATGCAAGAAGCCACCACTTTTAA
- the hemA gene encoding glutamyl-tRNA reductase has protein sequence MHYLDISFTYKNTDISVREKLAFDSDEKKEQILKLLRSNKNIEECMVLNTCNRVEIIASVSELKGATAHAIRCMSIFSGVFEDELFERADIYEDSGAVHHLFAVASSLDSLVVGETQIVGQLKNAFKFAYDNNSCGEDISKIIHYACKCAAKVRNETQISKNPISVSSVAVAKAKEIFGTLEGKTAIVVGAGEMGELAAKHLISSGAEVIIINRSSERVEQLVDSLGDNASWDSILKLKEYVNNYDLIFSSTAAPHAIITGEIIEPREFHRYFFDIAVPRDIDLLNTELISVYTVDSLEEIVRKNLALREEQAQKAYSIVGQDTSEFLKTLKEDMSVPLIKSIRKQAEICAKNELEKAIKKGYLKHSDYDEAQKLIHQVFKAFLHQPTMKLKGLADEERASELSNGVKFLFDIKDEQNFQAGDIDEI, from the coding sequence ATGCACTATTTGGACATAAGTTTTACATATAAAAACACTGATATTTCGGTCAGAGAAAAGCTTGCATTTGATAGTGACGAGAAAAAAGAGCAAATTTTAAAGCTACTAAGATCAAACAAAAACATAGAGGAGTGCATGGTGTTAAACACCTGCAACCGCGTCGAGATCATCGCAAGTGTTAGTGAGCTAAAGGGCGCAACCGCGCATGCTATTAGGTGTATGTCGATATTTTCGGGTGTTTTTGAAGATGAGCTTTTTGAAAGAGCCGATATCTACGAGGATAGCGGAGCTGTGCACCACCTATTTGCCGTGGCAAGCTCGCTTGATAGCCTAGTAGTTGGCGAAACGCAGATAGTTGGCCAGCTAAAAAATGCCTTTAAATTTGCCTATGATAACAACTCATGTGGCGAAGATATCAGCAAGATCATACACTACGCATGTAAGTGCGCTGCCAAGGTTAGAAACGAAACTCAAATTTCTAAAAACCCGATCTCAGTTTCAAGCGTCGCCGTGGCAAAGGCAAAAGAAATTTTTGGCACGCTTGAAGGTAAAACGGCTATCGTCGTGGGCGCTGGCGAGATGGGCGAGCTAGCAGCAAAGCACCTCATATCAAGTGGCGCAGAGGTCATCATCATAAACAGAAGCTCCGAGCGCGTCGAGCAGCTAGTTGATAGCCTAGGAGATAACGCGAGCTGGGATAGCATTTTGAAGTTAAAAGAGTATGTAAATAACTACGATCTCATCTTTTCAAGCACCGCAGCCCCGCACGCCATCATCACAGGCGAGATCATCGAGCCAAGAGAATTTCACAGATACTTTTTTGATATCGCCGTGCCAAGAGATATCGATCTTTTAAACACAGAGCTTATCAGCGTCTATACGGTCGATAGCTTGGAGGAGATCGTGCGTAAAAATTTAGCCCTAAGAGAGGAGCAGGCGCAAAAGGCCTACTCGATCGTCGGTCAAGATACGAGCGAGTTTTTAAAGACTTTAAAAGAAGATATGAGCGTGCCTCTTATAAAATCAATCCGCAAACAAGCTGAAATTTGCGCTAAAAACGAGCTAGAAAAGGCGATAAAAAAGGGCTATTTAAAGCATAGCGATTACGATGAGGCACAAAAGCTCATCCATCAGGTCTTTAAAGCTTTTTTACACCAGCCAACGATGAAGCTAAAAGGGCTTGCAGACGAAGAGAGAGCTAGTGAGCTTTCAAACGGAGTTAAATTTTTATTTGATATAAAAGATGAACAAAATTTTCAAGCAGGAGATATAGATGAAATTTAG
- the hemC gene encoding hydroxymethylbilane synthase, with product MKEIKIATRKSILALWQSEHIKARIEAQHKGVKVVLEGMKTKGDVILDTPLAKIGGKGLFTKELEDSMLKGETDIAVHSLKDVPVVFPKGLKLAAICSREDTRDAMISEKFAKFSDLPHGAKVGTTSLRRKMQLLIMRPDLEIISLRGNVQTRLRKLKEGEFDAIILAMAGINRLNLKAEVAHIYTFGFDEMIPAMGQGALGIEARDEKQILDEISFLNDENAVIETTIERDFVSVLEGGCQVPIGISARLKGDEISIDAIVGLPDGSEYIKDSLKTSKDKFQSIGKELAHKFIEKGAKELLRRAEEMA from the coding sequence ATGAAAGAGATAAAAATAGCAACTAGAAAGAGTATCTTAGCGCTTTGGCAAAGCGAGCATATCAAGGCTAGGATCGAGGCGCAGCACAAGGGCGTGAAGGTCGTGCTTGAGGGCATGAAGACAAAGGGCGACGTGATCCTTGACACGCCACTAGCCAAGATCGGCGGTAAGGGGCTTTTTACAAAAGAGCTTGAAGATAGCATGCTAAAAGGCGAGACCGACATCGCCGTGCATAGCCTAAAAGACGTGCCAGTAGTCTTTCCAAAAGGGCTTAAACTAGCGGCCATTTGCTCACGTGAGGATACTAGAGATGCGATGATAAGTGAGAAATTTGCTAAATTTAGCGACCTACCGCACGGGGCAAAGGTTGGCACAACGAGCCTACGCCGTAAGATGCAGCTACTTATCATGAGGCCTGATCTTGAGATCATCTCGCTTCGAGGTAATGTGCAAACTAGACTTAGAAAGCTAAAAGAGGGCGAATTTGACGCGATCATTTTGGCGATGGCTGGCATAAACCGCCTAAATTTAAAGGCTGAAGTGGCGCACATCTACACATTTGGCTTTGACGAGATGATACCTGCGATGGGTCAGGGCGCTCTTGGTATAGAAGCTAGAGATGAGAAGCAAATTTTAGATGAGATCTCTTTTTTAAACGATGAAAATGCAGTCATAGAAACGACCATAGAGCGTGACTTTGTAAGTGTTTTGGAGGGTGGCTGCCAAGTGCCAATAGGCATAAGCGCAAGGCTAAAAGGCGATGAAATTTCTATCGATGCGATCGTTGGTCTGCCTGATGGAAGCGAGTATATAAAAGATAGCTTAAAGACTAGCAAAGATAAATTTCAAAGCATCGGCAAGGAGCTAGCGCATAAATTTATAGAAAAAGGGGCGAAAGAGCTTTTAAGGCGCGCTGAAGAGATGGCATAA
- a CDS encoding Imm10 family immunity protein, which translates to MFELNFKAKAINATKNSKDNYYMIGLADDKYNYKNYIIFQRPIKLKKGDDENAEINGLYAECNGDVCYNACKRVKITDKSIIFEVQDSLICVDTEGVKLNERFMKYCKEIFGALLE; encoded by the coding sequence GTGTTTGAGCTAAATTTTAAAGCAAAAGCCATAAACGCCACCAAAAATAGCAAAGACAACTACTATATGATCGGTCTTGCGGACGACAAATATAACTACAAAAACTACATAATCTTTCAAAGACCGATCAAACTAAAAAAGGGCGACGACGAAAACGCCGAGATAAACGGCCTATATGCAGAGTGCAATGGCGACGTTTGCTACAACGCTTGCAAACGAGTAAAGATCACTGATAAGAGCATCATTTTTGAGGTGCAAGATAGTCTCATTTGCGTAGATACCGAGGGTGTAAAGCTTAATGAGCGCTTTATGAAATACTGCAAAGAGATATTTGGCGCGCTGCTAGAGTAG